Part of the Borrelia hispanica CRI genome is shown below.
CTGCCGTCATTGGAGATACCACACAATGACTACTTATTAAAGCAAGTTTCAATGTAAAATTTCTTTTAGGATTAGTATCAATTATGACATAATCATAACTATCAATTATAGAATTTAATTTTGTCTTTAATGCAAATTCAATAGCTAAATGACGATTACTATAATAATAATCCCCATTCAATTCATCCACATTGATATAGCTAGGTATTAAATCTATATTATTTCCAATATTAATAACAGCATTGCTAAGTTCTAAACCATCTTTTATAACTTTATATATATTTGTTTTAGAGACATCAACATCCTGTGCTTCTAATTCGTCAAAATAGTAACTTGTAGTAGCGGCTTGATCATCCGTATCGATTAAAAGAACTCTATATTGATGCGACAATAAATTTGCAAATATTATTGAAGTCGTACTTTTGCCAACTCCACCTTTGAGACTTGCGATAGTAATTACTTTAGATTTTTTTCGATCCATTTGACTATATTTCCTTTTTTTGGTAATTCTTTACTATAAAATTCATATACTTCTCTTTCTAATCTCACAATAATCGCAAGTAAAGTTTGACAATATACAGTACCTATCTTTTTTCTATTAATCAAAGAAGAAATTCCTTTTATATAACAAAAAATACTACCTTTTTTAAATCGAAATTCTACATAATAAATTTTTGAAAAAGTGGATATTTTGAGAACCCCATTATCTTCATATCTTCTCATTACATTTTTTATGGGCTTTCTATATCCATAAAAAATACCTAAAAACTTGTCATCTTCTTTTAAATGAAACAGGTGAAATATACATCTCTTTCCTTTGAAAAGTTCGTTTAAAATGATAAAAAATTTATGATTTTTCTTTTTATCTATTCCAAAGATATAAAAATCTTTTGTGATTTTCGTATGATAAAGCGTTCTATTTCCTTTTTTTTCTATTTGAATGAATATAGAATTTTGTTTTTGTGATGTTTCATATATATTTGCCATAATTCTATTGTTTAAACCTCATTTTGGTCATTATAGACCTATTTAGTATAGGTTCTTTAATTTTTTAAATTTTTCAACCATTCTTGTGTTCTAATTATACTATCTTCATATCTCTTTTTATTCGCATTTTCTTCTATCTTATCCAGATATCTCATTGTTTTCCATTTTGCTACATTTTTTATCATATAGTTCGTGTCGATCGTTCTATTTCCTATTTCTTTTTTCTCTTCTTTTTTATTTTTTTTATTCTTTATTTTTTTATTATTAGTTATATTATGACTGACATTTTTAGTTGCATTTTTAGATTTATGAATATTCAGCCCTTTGTTTTTTAAGTAATATTTTTGTTGTGTTTCTTTTGTGAATTTGTATGTTTCATTTGCATCATGTTCAACT
Proteins encoded:
- a CDS encoding DUF226 domain-containing protein; protein product: MANIYETSQKQNSIFIQIEKKGNRTLYHTKITKDFYIFGIDKKKNHKFFIILNELFKGKRCIFHLFHLKEDDKFLGIFYGYRKPIKNVMRRYEDNGVLKISTFSKIYYVEFRFKKGSIFCYIKGISSLINRKKIGTVYCQTLLAIIVRLEREVYEFYSKELPKKGNIVKWIEKNLK
- a CDS encoding ParA family protein — translated: MDRKKSKVITIASLKGGVGKSTTSIIFANLLSHQYRVLLIDTDDQAATTSYYFDELEAQDVDVSKTNIYKVIKDGLELSNAVINIGNNIDLIPSYINVDELNGDYYYSNRHLAIEFALKTKLNSIIDSYDYVIIDTNPKRNFTLKLALISSHCVVSPMTAEKWAVEGFETLREFVKEVAGIPIFIIITRFKKNITHKHLMKIVSVKNGFLGSISEREDLNKRICCNEKFDFTKDYIIEYSKILDSILLKL